A stretch of DNA from Schistocerca americana isolate TAMUIC-IGC-003095 chromosome 3, iqSchAmer2.1, whole genome shotgun sequence:
AGTCATTTAAGAATATTCTCACCTCAGActtgtttacactgaggtgacaaaactggaGTAGCGATTacatatatacagatggccgtTATATCAAGCACACAGGGTATAAAATGGCAATGCTTTGACGGAGCTGTCAGTTTTAgtcacgtgattcatctgaaaaggcttccgccgtgattatggccgcacgacaagaattaacagactttgaacgctggaGCTAGaaacacgggacattccatttcggaaactgtcagggaatttaatattccgtgaccctcagtgtcaagagtgtgcctagaataccacACCTCAGActattgaacatgttttctgaaaactatcttgagcaccTACCTCGGCAGACCACACGTGATGGAGATCTCTCAGACCCTGTGggtacaaacaggccggaccttgcCGATGGCGTTAGTATAGAACCGGGGATAATGATGACATCataacgactatggttacgaaagttatttaatcagtcaagaaggctaggagagtatttctgctacaaACAGCAGATAAACAATCGTAAGCATCTCACTTAGTCAGTGATCTGACATCATGTAGTTCCAGTAAGATCGATGTAAAGTTTTTATGGACAAAGTGTAAgcggactgtaaatcgtggtctggagaactaTGAACGTAGTAGGTGGATTAAGGACGGGAAAGACTAATCATTTTTTAACAACAAACTTCTGAAAGTGATGTagaggcagaggctgttgcactctgggtTCAAAATGGAATGCGCAATGACGACAGTAAAGGTTAGTACAGATTCGGAGAAGCTGTCGAAGTCGATTGATTGTAAGAGGATACGAGATgaataagacaaaatttctagctggtgtgatggaaggcagctggctctaaatgaggaaaaatgtgagttaatgtggatgaaaaggaaaaatgaacatgtagtgttcggatacagcattagtagtgtactgcttgacacaatcacattgtttaaatatataGGAGTAAAgtcgcaaagcgacatgaaatggaacgattatgtgaggagtgtgatagggaaggtgaatggtaaacttcggttaattgggagaattttgggacagtgtgattcacttgtaaaggaaatcgcatataggacactagtgcttcGTACTTTTGAATACTGCTATAGTGGTTTGGatacgtaccaggtcagattaaaggaatacatcgaagcaattaggaggcacgctgctagatttgttatcgatagGTACGAAATACacggaagtattacggagatgcttatgtaactcaaatgggaattaatcataacatgtaagctttcacggccggcgtcgtcattaattaaaacttccgggctgaattgccgtggtccatatataaaacttcatcTCCcttctgacgtttcgttgcctactgcgggcaatacCTTCCGAGGTGAATCGGTGACCGGTTGCtgggcgctggaggtcccgcttgtatagagcgcttagatagcgccaccactcatcacgtgctttcgactttaaagcTATCTCTGGCTAGTGCTATCTCTCTCgcttacaggtaatcgattgtcaattcgttggtgcaaagtcgaccacCGTATCTTGTTTAgttttaattcttcttcttttttattaaaactattttcgtgtttgtagatgtctATAGCTTCTCTACACATGCAGGTATAATACTGtgtggtcctagctatcacgtttgtctcagtaaattttatttcgtgatcactgtCTTTGAAAAcgcgttccgctacagctgatttgtcaatttgtcccaatctacagttccttttgtgtccgTTAGGTGGGTATCAACACTCCtttcagttgttccaatataaaccatgccacagctgcACGGAATgatcatcctaggcagaagagaggagtcataaaaacttttgtggacagggctaataaaatctgtgagcctatTTATTTGCAATATGAATTAAGGCATTTGCGAACGGCTTTCATGAGAAATGAGTACACTGACAACGAGATAGATCGAGctctccaccctagaagaaaagtgtccgaaaatacacgacaacaacaaacGTCGGTTGGAAAAGTTttacttccatttattcataacacgaCGGATCGTATTGggaaagtggagacaatctttcgacccaccaagaaaattagagaaagtttaagatcggtgaaagacgcacgacacccgttAGCTACCCcaagtgtgtataaaattccgtgtagctgttgcatggtttatattggaacaactagaaGGAGTGTTAATatccgcctaacggaacacaaaagggaCTGTAGATTGGTACAAATTgccaaatcagctgtagcggaacacgttttcaaagacggtgatgatAGCtacgacctcacattattatacacgcatgtatagagaagctatagagatatacaaacacgaaaataattttaataaaaaataagaaggattaaaactagacaagatatggcggtcgactttgcaccaacgaagtgacaatcgattacctgtaatcgagagagatggcactagccagagatagttttaaaggcgaaagcacgtgatgagaggtggcgccatctaagctctctgtataagcgggacctccagcgcctagcagccacacGACGCACGCACGACACACGCGCTTACGCACGCACTCGAGTGCTGCTCGAGATGTCGATGAGAGAGGTGTCTCGCCATGCGAAGGGTTGGCGGATCGTCGTCCGTGGGGCCGGCTCAGGCGACTGAGCTGATCCTGAAGGTAGAcccgtccggccccccacctatgacgatCCGGCAGTCGACTCCTGACTACGCTAAGGATGACTCTTTTACTTATGACGTGCACTCTCGTGACCGAGCGTTCATTCTTATGAACAAGCTCGCTCACGGGGGGGTCCTATCTTTGCCGAGAAGATGACGAAGCTCCCATACTCGCCTTCTGTACCATTCTGAAGGCAGCTACACTACCGCACACGAGGCAGCAAGAgtcgggtgtgccaccgagagcctCGCCGGCCGCACTGCAAGAGTTTGCGGGCCCGGCGGCTGTGGCCTCGGTGGGTGTTGCGCCGCTGGATTCGACCATTCGAGAGGTCGATGTGCCCCCGTTTGCCCCTCTGGCCCCAGAGACACAGGAAGAGCCCGTGCCTGCGCCAGTTGAAGCCCCGTCCTGCGCTAGGGGAAACCCCGCGGTCTGGACGGGGGCACAGTCTGCTGCAGATACCACCGAGGTGGACGCCATCGAACTGCCGGGCGCAAAGCTTGCTGAGCAGATTGCAGAGGCAGAGCGCCGCGACATCGACCCTGACGATGCCCGCGCGCCCAGAAAGCGCCGGGTTGTGACGCACGACGATTCCGACAACGCCTCCCTGACCTCTGACACCgcgaggccgcggaagaaggcGTCTAGGGCCTCCCGCGCCTCCACCACAGAGGCTGTGAAGACGGTCGCGAgctcctcccggagcaccgccAATCCGAGGCCGGCAACGATGACGCAGCGACCCAGTAGTTCGCCTGCTGCCTCCCGGCAGCCTGATGCGGACGCGGCGGAGGACGGCGACGCGCCTCTGGCGCCGCCCCAGAAGCagccgccacccccgccgcccaTCGTCGTCGAATGGGACGGCGCCTACATGGATTTCCAGCAGAAACTTGACAGGGTGGCCACGTCCACTACTGTCAAGGCCGCCGGCCGTGACCTCTACAAGGTCACAGTGACGTCCAATGAAGAGTAACGCGTGGTGATGGACACCATCTTCACGgatggcctcccgtgctacacACACCCTTCCGCGCcgctcaaacttctgaaggtggtttTCCGCCATCTTCCCCTCAAGTTCGGCACTGACTACCACCGAGAGGAGCTCGAGCACATGGGCTATGGCATCCGGTCCACCAGCCTgatgaagtcccctagaactcaccgAGACATGCCGCTGTACCAGGTTATGCTCGTTGACAACCAGGAAAAccggaagattttccaggtgcagcgggtcggCCGTGTCGAGGTCGCGGTGGAGCCGCTTCGGGCCAAAGGCGAGAGGGTCCAGTGCTTCTCGTGCCAGAGGCTGGACCACATCTCCCGCTACTGCTCCGTGCTGCCGGTGCTGCCGCGCTACGTAAAGTGCGCGGGCGGCACGAGAGCAAATCCTGTGGGCTCACCCGAGAAGAaaaaccgacgtgctgcaactgcgGCGGGCAGCACATTGCCAGTTACAGAGGCTGTTCGGCCTCCAAACTGGGCCTAAACCAGCAACGTCGCGTCGGCTTCTCCTTCTCGTAAAGTGCACCCGTCCACCAACTTTGCTGCCGCCACCGAGGGCGGACCGTCTGCCTCCTCCACCCAGCGAACGAAGCAGGCCGTTGGCGAGCGGCAACAGCCGACTGCGCCGTCCGCGGCTTCCCCCGGTCGAGTGGCAACCGTGGCAACCACGCCTGGCATACGGGATGCCGCCCCACGCAGGAGTCGCCGGCGCGCGGGCCGGGCCAGCCCTGCCACTGCGCAACGGACTGCCGCCGACACACTGCCGCGGCAGCACCCCCCAACTCGTGCTGCGCCGCCTCTGCAGCTAGCTGCCGGTGTTCCACGGCAGTCTCCTTCTACGGAGCGGTCGCAACGAGCCGCCCCCGTAGCGGAGGTCGCCCCAGCGGCACCCTCGGCTCCCGATCGCTTTTgcggtcgttgagccagctgctcgagcaactcccggtgctcgtcaccgcggttACGACGGCCCTTCAGGCCGGCCTTGCTGCTTCTGCCCGCCATGGATAATCGCCACATCCGTGAACTCGCCGTTTGCACCTCCAACGCGAACAGCTCGGTCTCCCAGCAAGGGGAATTCAGGGcgttcttgcgcgacgaggcaattgacatTTACCTCGTGTGCGAGACATTCCTGCTGCCGGGAATTCGTGTGAAGGCggccaactatcggtgctaccgcaccgacaggctgacccTTGGTGGCGGGACGGCCTTCTACGTCAAAGcgtccctcaaacatcacgaaggccagctaatagaaagcacagaagctgaaatcgttataagtgcagaaagctggcaaaagcctgaaataagttctgcagaaatctttacgaagtctcagacggtgttcaggaaagatagattagacagaattggtggtggagtgtttgtgtctgtcagtagtggtttatcttgtagtgaagtcgaagtagatactccgtgcgaattggtatgggtggaggttatacgagggctatccacaaagtacgttacgtttcggaattaaaaagaaataaagtattggaaattttttttattatatgcatatgaacgccacacttaaatactactttcctacatagttgccatttaaattaaggcacttatcgtagcgatggacgggcttggaaattccttcgtcgtaaaattcggccgcctacgCCTTCAACCACCTGGTTAATCAGTAACCCTgcagaaatacaatttttgtgaatttcctggaaagaggcactacaataaactctcaaaggttttaccaaactctgcacaacctcagaagagctatACAAAACAAGCGCAAGGGAAAGttaggctcaaagatcttgctgattcacggcaacgcccgggcccacacggcaaatgccactcgtgaagttcgcgaatcttttaagtgggagttgtttcctcatccgccgtacagtcccgacctggcaccaagcgacttccacttattcccagcaattaaGAAGTaattggctatgcagcgtttttatgacgacgcacagcttcaagaagaagtaaccacgtggttgaaggcgcaggcggacAAATTTTAAGACGAAGGAATTTCCATGCTctcccatcgctacgataagtgccttaatttaaatggcaactatgtagaaaagtagtatagaagtgtggctttcatctgtatataataaaaaaaatttccaatactttatttatttttaattccaaaacgttatgtactttgtggatagccctcgtacttaacagccgaactaagttaacaaCTGGCTCTttctaccgacctccagactccgaTAATATAGTTGCTAAACAGTTCAGAGAACATTTGAGTCttttaacaaataaataccccactcatacggttatagttggtgggggcttcaaccttcccttgatatgttggctaaaatacttgttcaaaaccggtggtaggcagaaaacatcttcagagattgtcctaaatgctttctccgaaaattatttcgagcagttagtccacgaacccacgcgaattgtaaatggttgcgaatacacacttgacctcttagccacaaacaatccagagctaatagagagcatcatgactgatacagggattagtgatcacaacgtCGTtctagctaggctcaataccgtttcttcgaaatccaccagaaacaaaagcaaaataattttatttaaaaaagcggataaagtgtcactagaagccttcctaagagacagtctccatttttccgaactgactatgcaaatgtagacgagatgtggctcaaattcaaagatatagtagcaacagcacttGAGagtttcatacctcataaattggtaagagatggaactgataccccatggtacacaaaacaggtccgaacgctgttgcagaggcaacggaaaaagcatgcgaagttcagaagaacgcgaaatcccgaagattggctaaaatttacagacgcgcgaaatttggcacggacttcaatgcgagatgcctttaataggttccacaacgaaacattgtctcgaaatttggtacaaaatccgaagaaattctgcgaccagacgcagtcaataccttcgctgcacagtgccgatggtactgttaccgacgattgtgccgataaagcggagttattgaacgcagttttccgaaattccttcaccacggaagacgaatggaatattccagaatttgaaacacgaacatctGCTACCATGAGTTTCTTACAAGTAGATACCTCAGGccttgcgaagcaactcaaatcgcttgatacgggcaagtcttcaggtccagattgtataccgattaggttcctttcagattacgctgatacaatagctccctacttagcaaccatatacaaccgctcgctcaccgatagatctgtacctacagattggaaaattgcggagGTCGCACCAGTgtgtaagaagggtagtaggagtaatccatcgaactacagacctatatcattgacgtcggtttgcagtagggttttggaacatatactatattcaaacattatgaattacctctaagggaacgatctgttgatacgtaatctgcatggtttcagaaaacatcgttcttgtgcaacgcagctagctctttattcgcacgaagtaatggccgctatcgacaggggatctcaagttgattccgtatttctagatttccggaaagcttttgacaccgttcctcacaagcgacttctaaacaaGCTGCggacctacggggtatcgtctcagttgtgcgactggattcgtgatttcctgtcaagaaggtcgcagttcgtagtaatagacggcaaatcatcgagtaaaactgaagtgatatcaggtgttccccagggaagcgtcttgggagctctgctgttcctgatctatataaatgacctggatgacaatctgagcagtt
This window harbors:
- the LOC124605290 gene encoding vegetative cell wall protein gp1-like, with the protein product MLRWRTATASALQQTQPLPTANTFAGASVDAPGDGDAPLAPPQKNPPPPPPIVVQWDGVYKHFQQKLERVATSTTVKAVGRDLHKPRLPTSLPPPGQQQQQPSPLPRRQPVPLMPPAQLHPGAPQVVTPAPAVPLQSPPPSELMDVDPSAGPPSQAVAVQPVLQPLSLGTPKESDTAAPCPAPTQQPSTQRQETLPLFVDPDAPSRPVPEAAPVVTGAATLPHTRQQESGVPPRASPAALQEFAGPAAVASVGVAPLDSTIREVDVPPFAPLAPETQEEPVPAPVEAPSCARGNPAVWTGAQSAADTTEVDAIELPGAKLAEQIAEAERRDIDPDDARAPRKRRVVTHDDSDNASLTSDTARPRKKASRASRASTTEAVKTVASSSRSTANPRPATMTQRPSSSPAASRQPDADAAEDGDAPLAPPQKQPPPPPPIVVEWDGAYMDFQQKLDRVATSTTVKAAGRDLYKVTVTSNEE